In the Paenibacillus sp. FSL H7-0357 genome, one interval contains:
- a CDS encoding Fe(3+) ABC transporter substrate-binding protein, whose translation MMNRKFLVPLLTGILTVGLLAGCGANKTNETSAVNSGENQPTAQAAEQVVNVYSARSYDVDALLYEKFTAETGIKVNLIDGKAEELIERLKREGESTQADLFLTVDGGVLNNAKQSGLLQPVTSETIDQNVPQELRDPDNEWIGLSTRARVIVYAKDRVKPEQLSTYEDLTSPAWKGKVLVRPSSSLYNQSLLSSFIELNGEVNAEEWSKGLVANLARTPEGNDRDQAKAIVAGVGDVAIMNTYYVGLMLNSDDPEEVKVGQNIGVFFPNQETTGAHVNISGVGVIKHSKNTENAVKLIEFLTGAEAQTMVTNENYEFPVNAKTELPELLKSWGTFKAQQIDFNKLGVHNAKAIEIMNKTGWK comes from the coding sequence ATGATGAATAGAAAGTTTTTAGTTCCATTGCTTACAGGAATCTTGACTGTCGGACTGTTGGCAGGCTGCGGTGCCAACAAGACCAATGAAACAAGCGCCGTTAACTCGGGGGAGAACCAGCCAACTGCACAGGCTGCTGAGCAAGTAGTAAATGTTTATTCCGCTCGCAGTTATGACGTAGACGCCCTGCTGTATGAAAAATTCACTGCGGAAACCGGAATCAAAGTAAATCTTATCGATGGCAAGGCAGAGGAATTGATTGAGCGTCTTAAGCGTGAAGGAGAAAGCACACAGGCTGATTTGTTCCTTACCGTTGACGGAGGCGTATTGAACAATGCCAAGCAGTCCGGGTTGCTTCAGCCGGTAACTTCGGAAACCATCGATCAAAACGTACCTCAAGAACTTCGTGATCCCGACAATGAGTGGATCGGACTTTCCACACGCGCCCGTGTGATTGTATACGCTAAGGATCGGGTTAAACCCGAACAACTGTCCACCTACGAGGATCTGACAAGCCCTGCTTGGAAAGGTAAAGTACTTGTCCGTCCTTCCTCAAGCTTGTATAACCAGTCCCTTCTGTCGTCATTCATTGAACTGAACGGAGAGGTGAACGCTGAAGAGTGGTCCAAAGGACTTGTTGCCAACTTGGCCCGTACTCCTGAAGGAAACGACCGTGACCAGGCGAAAGCTATCGTTGCCGGTGTGGGCGATGTTGCGATTATGAATACTTACTATGTAGGTCTGATGCTGAACTCGGATGATCCTGAAGAAGTGAAGGTCGGGCAAAACATCGGTGTATTCTTCCCGAACCAGGAAACAACAGGCGCTCATGTGAATATCAGCGGCGTAGGCGTAATCAAACACAGCAAGAATACGGAAAATGCCGTGAAGCTCATTGAATTCCTGACCGGCGCAGAAGCGCAGACCATGGTTACCAATGAAAACTATGAGTTCCCGGTAAATGCAAAAACAGAGCTGCCTGAACTGCTCAAATCCTGGGGAACTTTCAAAGCGCAGCAAATCGATTTCAACAAACTGGGCGTTCACAATGCCAAGGCGATTGAGATCATGAACAAAACAGGCTGGAAATAA
- a CDS encoding ABC transporter permease, with amino-acid sequence MLPIFFVFLSIFDPPNENWVQIRQYLVKDYIAQTVQLTMTVAVLTGLLGVTLAWLVAVFDFPGKRFFRWALVLPLAIPPYIAAFTYSTMFSYTGVVQTTLRNRFGIVPDQELITFSSMRGAVIAFTLFLFPYVYLITKSFLEKQSASYIENARLLGRNGWSIYIRIALPLSRPAIAGSVSLVMFEVLSDYGVTSYFGIQTVSTAIFQTWFGMYDADSAMRLAAWLMIIVLGLFFVEMLLRKRRAYSSTTSKSRPLVPRRLTGLPGISAAVFCMIVWCASFLFPLLQLIEWASWTFDTMWNGDFVHLVYQTLSVAAVSTLIIMVFALIVAAANRSRSTASFFLSKAVTAGYSIPGAIIAIGVLVVFLQLDKGWAAVHHQFALNGTPLVLSLTLAMLVMGYVIRFMATGFNAVEVGFEKTGQKFTEASRMLGLGMTKTFIKVDLPLIKGAVMSGCILTFVEICKELPLALILRPFNFETLATKAYRYANDEQIFEASIPSLLIIFISFISVYVMHRLDRKWEK; translated from the coding sequence TTGCTGCCCATTTTTTTCGTATTCCTCTCGATCTTTGATCCGCCGAACGAAAACTGGGTGCAAATCAGGCAGTACCTGGTCAAGGATTATATTGCCCAGACGGTTCAGCTGACAATGACGGTTGCCGTACTTACAGGACTGCTCGGTGTCACGCTAGCCTGGCTAGTAGCGGTATTTGATTTTCCGGGGAAACGGTTCTTCAGGTGGGCGCTGGTCCTGCCTTTGGCGATTCCTCCTTATATTGCCGCATTTACGTACAGCACGATGTTCAGCTACACCGGTGTTGTCCAGACCACGCTTCGGAACCGGTTCGGGATCGTCCCCGATCAGGAACTTATTACGTTTTCTTCAATGCGGGGCGCGGTTATTGCATTCACCTTGTTTCTGTTCCCTTACGTATACCTGATCACCAAATCGTTCCTGGAAAAACAGAGCGCTTCTTATATTGAGAACGCCCGGCTGCTTGGAAGAAATGGCTGGTCCATTTATATCCGTATCGCCCTTCCATTATCCCGGCCGGCGATCGCAGGTAGCGTCAGTCTGGTCATGTTCGAGGTGCTGAGCGATTACGGGGTCACCAGCTATTTCGGAATACAGACCGTGTCTACGGCAATTTTTCAGACCTGGTTCGGGATGTACGATGCCGATTCGGCCATGCGCCTTGCCGCCTGGCTGATGATTATTGTGCTAGGCCTGTTCTTTGTCGAAATGCTGCTTCGCAAACGGCGGGCTTACAGCTCTACAACCAGCAAATCGAGACCGCTTGTGCCAAGACGACTTACCGGATTGCCGGGAATATCGGCAGCCGTGTTTTGTATGATTGTCTGGTGTGCCTCTTTCCTGTTTCCGCTTCTTCAATTGATCGAATGGGCCAGTTGGACCTTTGACACCATGTGGAATGGGGACTTTGTCCATCTTGTCTATCAGACCTTGTCCGTGGCTGCTGTTTCCACCCTGATTATTATGGTGTTTGCGCTGATTGTAGCCGCTGCGAATCGTTCGCGTTCTACAGCTTCATTTTTTCTCTCCAAAGCGGTAACCGCCGGCTACTCCATTCCTGGAGCGATTATTGCCATCGGTGTGCTGGTCGTGTTCCTGCAGTTGGATAAAGGTTGGGCCGCTGTTCATCATCAGTTTGCATTAAACGGAACACCTCTTGTGCTCAGTTTAACCCTGGCCATGCTGGTTATGGGCTATGTGATCCGGTTTATGGCTACAGGATTCAATGCTGTGGAAGTCGGATTTGAGAAAACGGGACAGAAATTTACGGAAGCATCCAGGATGCTGGGGCTTGGGATGACGAAAACATTTATTAAAGTGGATCTGCCTTTGATCAAGGGGGCGGTAATGAGCGGTTGTATCTTAACCTTTGTGGAAATCTGCAAGGAACTTCCGCTTGCTTTGATACTCAGACCTTTCAATTTCGAGACCCTGGCTACAAAAGCTTACCGGTACGCGAACGACGAACAAATTTTCGAAGCATCCATCCCGTCTCTGCTTATTATCTTCATCAGCTTCATCTCGGTTTATGTAATGCATCGCTTAGACAGGAAGTGGGAAAAATGA
- a CDS encoding sensor histidine kinase, which yields MRNRGGLSRKLLISHAGVALAALLSIVLLVNIVMNVSFNQYQKNQERAEIQTLLEDLKEAYNESTSQWNTNVWMMISHQAMVSEYIVRVYDKDHQLIWDTSQMGMQRKVNSQPKQDTITKAIVKDNQQVGTMEFQPLNETSQSQNQQFLRMFNTLLWAAMILVIAGTYLFSSYMAKSISQPLLEIKDIASRMREGDLTSRVEVVNQNTEIDDVGRALNHLAEGLEKQDQLRKSLTADVAHELRTPLTTIQSHLEAFQDGIWEPTPNKLQVCHDQVLRLVRLISDLENLAAVENPMVQLKTEIVSLNDIVEMSLNTVASQFRHKGLSADLISTNDVWITGDRSRLVQVLVNLISNAFKYTSSGSIHIEVLKEKAEGVVIVSDTGMGIPEDELSYIFERFYRGEKSRNRKTGGAGIGLAVVKAIVDAHAGSIHVESGNKKGTTVCVRLPLIR from the coding sequence ATGAGAAATAGAGGCGGATTGAGCAGAAAGCTTCTTATATCCCATGCCGGTGTGGCTCTTGCTGCGCTTCTGTCTATTGTCCTGCTTGTCAACATAGTAATGAATGTTTCGTTCAACCAATATCAGAAAAACCAGGAGCGGGCGGAAATACAAACGTTACTGGAAGATCTAAAAGAAGCTTATAATGAGTCAACCAGCCAATGGAATACAAATGTATGGATGATGATTTCGCACCAGGCGATGGTTAGTGAATATATCGTTCGTGTATATGACAAAGACCACCAATTGATTTGGGACACTAGCCAAATGGGGATGCAAAGAAAAGTGAATTCCCAGCCTAAGCAAGACACCATTACAAAAGCAATCGTAAAAGACAATCAGCAGGTCGGGACAATGGAATTTCAACCATTGAACGAAACATCGCAAAGCCAAAATCAGCAGTTTCTGCGAATGTTTAATACATTGTTATGGGCCGCAATGATTCTCGTTATTGCCGGGACGTATCTGTTTAGCAGCTATATGGCCAAAAGCATTAGCCAGCCTCTTTTAGAGATTAAAGATATCGCTTCGCGAATGAGGGAGGGAGATCTCACTTCCAGGGTTGAAGTTGTAAATCAAAATACAGAGATTGATGACGTGGGGCGTGCGCTCAATCATTTGGCTGAAGGGTTGGAAAAGCAAGATCAGTTAAGGAAATCACTGACTGCTGATGTGGCGCATGAGCTGCGAACGCCCTTAACTACTATACAAAGCCATTTGGAAGCTTTTCAGGATGGCATATGGGAACCGACGCCGAATAAGCTTCAAGTGTGTCATGATCAAGTCCTGCGACTGGTTCGACTCATCAGTGATTTGGAAAATCTGGCTGCAGTAGAGAATCCAATGGTTCAGCTGAAGACGGAGATCGTATCTCTTAACGATATTGTTGAGATGTCGTTAAATACAGTAGCCAGCCAGTTTAGGCATAAAGGACTTTCAGCTGACCTGATAAGTACAAATGACGTTTGGATCACAGGGGACCGTTCGCGGCTCGTTCAGGTATTAGTAAATCTGATAAGCAATGCATTCAAATATACGAGTTCTGGAAGTATTCATATTGAAGTGTTAAAAGAGAAAGCAGAGGGCGTAGTCATCGTATCCGATACCGGAATGGGAATACCTGAAGATGAACTTTCCTATATCTTTGAACGTTTTTACCGCGGGGAGAAATCAAGGAATCGGAAGACTGGCGGAGCCGGAATAGGACTAGCGGTTGTTAAAGCCATAGTGGATGCTCATGCCGGATCTATTCATGTTGAAAGTGGGAATAAAAAGGGAACTACTGTTTGTGTTCGTCTTCCATTAATTCGATGA
- a CDS encoding alpha/beta hydrolase — protein MNVAGTVEIKTGNRIRKKQKLWLKIIGGLLGALVLFMGILFIVNVISNGVEKKKIEPYGQYVNVDGKKMNVFIQGSGEQTIVLLPGQGTPSPVLDFKLLIDELSPEYKVVAIEPFGYGLSDETEKERTTENIVSEVHEAVQQLGIDRYVLMGHSITGLYGVSYVNSYPDEVLAFVGIDSSVPNQPGMDVKLPLKSMQFLQKSGLMRLFQKVSEDPYESLAIDEYTKEQMRLISNQVATNPTMMDELRHLGTNFKNGEQLTYPNDLPVLLFVQSNNENNEQWVPLHEAQVKQSAQGKMIPMEGSHYLHHTKFKEIAGAFKAYMKQIQPFK, from the coding sequence ATGAACGTGGCAGGAACGGTGGAAATCAAGACAGGGAACAGAATCCGCAAAAAACAGAAACTATGGTTGAAAATAATAGGAGGTCTTCTCGGGGCGCTTGTGCTATTCATGGGCATCTTGTTTATCGTTAATGTGATCAGTAACGGGGTCGAGAAAAAGAAAATCGAACCGTACGGCCAGTATGTCAATGTGGATGGTAAAAAAATGAATGTGTTTATTCAAGGCAGCGGCGAACAGACAATCGTCCTTCTTCCTGGACAAGGAACTCCGTCGCCAGTACTTGATTTCAAATTGCTGATCGATGAATTGTCTCCAGAATACAAAGTCGTAGCGATTGAGCCGTTCGGATACGGGTTGAGCGACGAAACTGAGAAGGAAAGAACAACAGAGAATATCGTCAGTGAAGTTCACGAAGCTGTGCAGCAGTTGGGTATTGACCGTTACGTTCTTATGGGACATTCCATCACTGGACTATACGGAGTGTCTTACGTGAACAGCTACCCGGATGAGGTTCTTGCTTTTGTCGGCATCGACAGCAGTGTTCCGAATCAACCCGGCATGGATGTCAAATTGCCTCTGAAATCCATGCAGTTTCTGCAAAAATCAGGTCTGATGAGATTGTTCCAAAAGGTGAGCGAAGATCCATATGAGTCACTTGCCATCGATGAGTATACTAAAGAACAAATGCGTCTCATTTCGAATCAAGTCGCGACCAATCCAACAATGATGGATGAGCTCAGACATCTCGGTACCAATTTTAAAAATGGAGAACAGCTTACCTACCCTAACGATTTGCCGGTGCTTCTTTTCGTCCAGTCGAATAACGAGAACAATGAGCAGTGGGTTCCGCTGCATGAGGCACAAGTCAAACAATCGGCACAGGGAAAAATGATCCCGATGGAAGGCTCACATTACCTGCATCATACGAAATTCAAAGAAATCGCCGGGGCATTCAAAGCGTACATGAAGCAAATACAACCTTTCAAATAA
- a CDS encoding alpha/beta fold hydrolase has translation MAQPAGEEVRKRSIVKRVLHISLKVIAAVVIAILLFIAIVFTVNKISSHSEQKRMEQYGQLVSVDGKHMNVFIQGEGEETVVLLPGYGTAAPALDFKPLLSELSPYYKVVVIEPFGYGLSDQSRKERSSANIVSEIHEALQSLQIDRYTLIAHSISGLYSLDYVNQYPNEVKAFIGLDSSVPSLSEQKIDSSDTEPVKWFRNLGFARLQLKLSADPYEGLPYDKAAKEQLDILIRKNMYNTTQLNEAVSMYSNFKAAEKLTFPANLPVLFFLQANHPATDRWIPEHEKQIQNSVHGEMVLLDAGHYLYRSHSKEISEKIRGFTGGINSTD, from the coding sequence TTGGCACAACCAGCAGGAGAGGAAGTAAGGAAGCGTTCAATAGTGAAAAGAGTGCTGCATATTTCATTAAAAGTAATCGCCGCAGTGGTTATAGCTATTCTACTTTTTATCGCCATCGTATTTACTGTAAACAAAATCAGCAGTCATTCAGAACAAAAAAGAATGGAGCAGTATGGTCAGCTTGTGTCTGTAGATGGTAAGCATATGAATGTTTTCATCCAAGGCGAAGGCGAAGAAACCGTAGTGCTTCTTCCCGGTTATGGAACAGCGGCGCCCGCACTTGATTTTAAGCCACTCCTATCAGAGTTAAGCCCTTATTATAAAGTCGTCGTGATCGAACCTTTTGGTTACGGATTGAGCGATCAATCCCGGAAGGAGCGCAGTTCAGCCAACATTGTAAGTGAAATTCATGAAGCGTTACAAAGTCTCCAGATCGATCGTTACACCCTTATAGCTCACTCTATTTCCGGGCTCTATAGTCTGGATTATGTGAACCAATATCCAAATGAAGTGAAAGCCTTTATCGGGCTGGACAGCAGTGTTCCGTCACTAAGCGAACAGAAAATTGATTCGTCTGATACAGAACCGGTTAAATGGTTCCGCAACCTGGGCTTTGCCCGGTTACAACTGAAACTGAGTGCTGACCCTTATGAAGGACTGCCCTATGATAAAGCGGCTAAAGAACAATTGGACATCTTGATACGCAAAAACATGTATAATACAACTCAATTAAATGAGGCAGTGAGTATGTATTCCAACTTTAAAGCAGCAGAAAAACTCACTTTTCCTGCCAATTTACCTGTCCTTTTCTTTCTTCAGGCGAATCACCCTGCGACGGACCGATGGATTCCGGAACATGAGAAGCAGATACAGAACTCTGTACATGGAGAAATGGTCTTATTGGACGCGGGACATTATCTGTATCGTTCCCATTCTAAAGAAATCTCTGAAAAAATAAGGGGATTTACGGGAGGAATAAACTCAACAGATTAA
- a CDS encoding ABC transporter permease, whose product MSVSSSRKITQILGAELDKLVTLPLIWRTLMGTFILNLGLAAAFTSAGLQGAAGTQSILNIGLASMGYLQAGFIILGIFATCSEYTGGQIRTTLTTIPWRGFQLSTKHLALAIITIPAAFIIAASGVLYTFIMMRDTAVVIEIDTMIESLAGATGYLTLTTLLSAAIGALLRRTTPALVVLLGYYFIVSPLSRDFLHSIKNYFPDTAGYYMYMPPSSDEINVLTPMQGTGISMLWTLIFFTAAIVFYRKRDA is encoded by the coding sequence ATGAGTGTCTCATCTAGTAGAAAGATAACACAAATCCTTGGTGCTGAACTGGATAAATTAGTTACATTACCATTGATATGGCGCACTCTTATGGGTACCTTCATTCTTAATTTAGGTTTAGCCGCAGCTTTTACTTCTGCTGGTCTACAAGGAGCAGCAGGAACGCAAAGTATACTGAATATAGGACTTGCTTCTATGGGATATCTTCAAGCAGGGTTCATTATTCTTGGTATCTTCGCTACTTGTTCGGAGTATACGGGTGGACAGATTCGAACTACTTTAACTACGATACCTTGGCGTGGGTTTCAATTATCCACGAAGCATTTGGCATTGGCAATTATAACCATTCCTGCTGCATTTATTATTGCTGCATCAGGTGTACTATATACTTTTATTATGATGAGAGACACAGCAGTAGTGATTGAAATAGACACAATGATAGAATCATTAGCAGGTGCAACAGGCTATCTAACCTTAACCACACTTCTCAGTGCAGCTATAGGTGCTTTATTAAGACGAACTACTCCTGCTTTAGTGGTACTGCTTGGTTATTATTTCATTGTCAGTCCTTTGTCGAGAGATTTTCTACACAGTATTAAAAATTATTTTCCGGATACAGCAGGATATTATATGTATATGCCGCCTTCCTCTGATGAGATAAATGTCCTTACACCCATGCAAGGGACAGGTATTTCAATGTTATGGACACTGATCTTTTTTACAGCAGCTATTGTATTTTACCGTAAACGAGATGCGTAA
- a CDS encoding ABC transporter ATP-binding protein codes for MSIVEIHNLSFSYGRGIPPVIERFSCSIEKGDIVGIVGASGNGKSTLLRLIAGLEIPAGGEIRINGAPVVNESTFVQPEQRGVGMVFQDYALFPHMNVRKNIEFALHRLPRKERAKRLEEMLDLVQLGEFKERYPHELSGGQQQRVALARALAQKPTILLMDEPFSNLDAGLKESIRSELRTILKKAEMTCLFVTHDRQDVEAISDRSIHLRSEPDLTERKLVFYS; via the coding sequence ATGAGTATTGTAGAAATCCATAATCTTTCGTTCTCTTACGGACGGGGGATTCCCCCGGTTATCGAACGGTTCTCCTGCTCCATTGAAAAAGGGGATATTGTCGGCATTGTCGGCGCAAGCGGCAACGGAAAAAGCACGCTGCTGCGGCTGATCGCGGGCCTGGAGATTCCGGCTGGAGGGGAAATCCGGATTAACGGCGCTCCTGTGGTCAATGAAAGTACCTTTGTACAGCCGGAGCAACGGGGTGTCGGGATGGTATTCCAGGATTACGCGCTTTTTCCTCATATGAATGTCCGGAAAAATATCGAGTTCGCCCTTCACCGGCTTCCGAGAAAAGAGCGGGCCAAGCGTCTGGAGGAAATGCTTGACCTTGTCCAGCTTGGCGAATTCAAGGAACGTTATCCCCATGAGCTCAGCGGCGGGCAGCAGCAACGGGTGGCGCTCGCTCGGGCGCTGGCGCAGAAGCCGACGATTCTGCTGATGGACGAACCTTTCAGCAACCTCGATGCGGGGCTAAAGGAATCGATCCGTTCCGAGCTGCGGACGATCTTAAAGAAAGCGGAGATGACCTGCCTGTTTGTTACCCATGACCGGCAGGACGTCGAAGCAATAAGTGACCGCTCGATACATCTAAGATCAGAGCCAGATTTAACTGAGCGGAAATTAGTTTTTTATTCATAA
- a CDS encoding MazG-like family protein — MIDLLQLQKRVYQNKIAKGFNVTDIFQEFCFIYGELSEACEAYLKKKDDLGEELADVALYLIGLSELLGINLEEEIVCKMEKNEKRIYENKDGVLTKVKE, encoded by the coding sequence ATGATTGATTTATTACAGTTACAAAAAAGAGTTTATCAGAATAAAATTGCGAAAGGATTTAATGTTACTGATATTTTTCAAGAATTTTGTTTTATATATGGCGAATTATCAGAAGCTTGCGAAGCTTATCTGAAAAAGAAAGACGATTTGGGTGAAGAATTGGCTGATGTTGCACTCTACTTAATAGGGCTTTCGGAACTTCTAGGAATTAACTTGGAAGAAGAGATAGTGTGTAAAATGGAAAAAAATGAAAAAAGAATATACGAAAATAAAGATGGTGTACTTACAAAAGTAAAAGAATAA
- a CDS encoding response regulator transcription factor, protein MKFVKILVVDDEENILQVIKAYLEKNNYIVYKADTGRGAIHLFETFQPDLIVLDLMLPDMTGEEVCRMVRKSSNVPILMLTAKSSEDDMVNGLMIGADDYITKPFSPRELLARVISLLRRTNQREQGNMSLLSYAQGCLTMDLERYEVRIHEEPVSLTHMEFKLLEILAKHPKRVFSRLELVNLTQGDTFEGFERTIDVHIKNIRQKIGDDPKHPVFIGTVFGVGYKFLVSPDEK, encoded by the coding sequence ATGAAGTTCGTGAAAATTTTAGTAGTGGATGATGAAGAAAATATCCTGCAGGTCATTAAGGCTTATTTGGAAAAGAATAATTATATTGTGTACAAAGCCGACACAGGAAGAGGCGCGATTCATCTTTTTGAAACCTTTCAGCCCGATCTGATCGTGCTGGATTTGATGCTTCCGGATATGACCGGAGAGGAAGTATGCAGAATGGTACGTAAATCATCGAACGTTCCGATACTCATGCTGACTGCAAAGAGCAGTGAGGACGATATGGTGAATGGGCTCATGATTGGAGCCGATGATTATATTACCAAACCATTCAGCCCAAGAGAGCTGCTCGCCCGGGTGATTAGTCTTTTAAGAAGAACCAATCAGCGGGAACAAGGGAATATGTCACTGCTGTCATATGCGCAAGGCTGTTTAACAATGGATTTGGAACGTTATGAGGTGAGAATTCACGAGGAGCCCGTATCCCTTACCCATATGGAGTTTAAGCTGCTGGAAATTTTAGCGAAGCATCCGAAGAGAGTGTTCTCACGCCTTGAACTGGTTAACCTTACCCAGGGTGATACCTTTGAAGGATTCGAGCGAACCATCGATGTTCATATCAAGAATATTAGACAAAAAATTGGCGATGACCCTAAACACCCTGTTTTTATCGGTACAGTATTTGGAGTGGGATATAAATTCTTGGTGAGTCCGGATGAGAAATAG
- a CDS encoding TetR/AcrR family transcriptional regulator has protein sequence MSEKEDTELQRMEGLRLSNEESNRITRSSIEAALVLLMKDQAFEDITITGIVKRAGVSRTAYYRNYNSKEDILQSTMKEIVDKIVAAMNLHHPIRNSYDYWLALFHTLEQHIDCLQIILKVNMADTILSEMQDAQLIRSKDVSLLTNYAAYFWSGAIYSVAASWIRSGAKQSAAEMAMLCYKIIEAVNGDC, from the coding sequence ATGTCTGAGAAAGAAGATACAGAGTTACAACGTATGGAAGGCCTCAGGTTATCAAATGAGGAATCAAATCGAATCACTAGATCAAGTATTGAAGCTGCTTTGGTGCTGCTTATGAAGGATCAGGCTTTTGAGGATATAACGATTACAGGTATCGTTAAACGGGCCGGGGTGTCCCGCACTGCTTACTACCGGAATTACAACTCCAAAGAAGATATTCTACAGAGTACGATGAAGGAAATTGTAGATAAAATCGTTGCTGCGATGAATCTGCATCATCCAATTAGAAACTCTTATGATTATTGGCTTGCTTTATTTCACACTTTAGAACAACATATCGACTGCTTACAAATTATCCTGAAAGTTAACATGGCAGATACTATACTTAGCGAAATGCAAGACGCACAATTGATTAGATCAAAAGATGTATCCTTACTTACCAACTACGCTGCTTACTTTTGGAGCGGTGCCATCTACAGTGTAGCTGCAAGTTGGATTAGAAGCGGTGCGAAGCAATCCGCTGCAGAAATGGCAATGCTCTGCTATAAAATAATAGAAGCGGTAAATGGTGATTGTTGA
- a CDS encoding sugar O-acetyltransferase: MSEPNKGKFYYERGTDELREKGLRVQKLIKAFNDCDPEDGKEKERLIRELFGSAGEGISIEHNFHCDVGYNIHVGRNFYAGYNCTILDMAEVHIGDDCMFAPNVGIYTAGHSIEPKDRNKTGYGIPITIGNNVWIGGHCAILPGVKIGDNSIVAAGSVVTKDVPANAIVAGNPAKLLKHIAEDEN, from the coding sequence ATGAGCGAACCTAATAAAGGAAAGTTCTACTACGAACGTGGAACGGATGAACTACGGGAGAAAGGCTTGCGTGTCCAGAAGCTTATTAAGGCTTTCAATGACTGCGACCCTGAGGATGGGAAAGAGAAAGAAAGATTGATTCGAGAGTTGTTTGGAAGCGCTGGTGAAGGAATAAGCATCGAGCATAATTTTCATTGTGACGTAGGTTATAACATTCATGTGGGACGCAACTTCTATGCTGGCTATAACTGCACCATATTGGATATGGCTGAAGTTCACATTGGCGACGATTGCATGTTTGCACCGAACGTCGGAATCTATACAGCGGGTCATTCAATTGAACCGAAGGACCGAAATAAAACTGGGTACGGCATACCGATTACGATTGGCAACAATGTCTGGATTGGTGGGCACTGCGCCATTTTGCCAGGTGTGAAGATTGGTGACAATTCTATTGTTGCGGCGGGCTCGGTAGTAACAAAAGATGTACCTGCAAATGCGATTGTCGCAGGTAATCCAGCCAAGTTGTTGAAGCATATTGCAGAGGACGAAAATTAG
- a CDS encoding zinc-binding dehydrogenase, with the protein MKALILEKPGELDSLTVVTNREMPEPKDNEIRVKVYTAGLNPSDYQVAEYDGLESEKKRVLGLEIAGIVDAVGSSVNNFEIGDRVYYLRSINNLDGGFAEYSVTTAHTASKLPDEVPFELAAVVPAAGYTAYQAIMQKLKPQSGGTILIHGGAGGVGGYAIQLAKICGLKVITTCLGKDIDYVRVLGADEAIDFTKGSVYEDILNLTNGRGVDYVLNTISPDSATKDLEILAFGGEMVVTAGFPDFSRIRFYDKGMSLHEIALGAAHTQGDFNAQSNLARIGDHFGKLLAEGKIVPPQITTITMEEIPSYLKKLKEGKITGKVAARVI; encoded by the coding sequence ATGAAAGCACTAATTCTTGAAAAACCAGGGGAACTGGACAGCCTTACTGTTGTTACAAATAGGGAGATGCCAGAACCCAAAGATAATGAGATCAGAGTGAAGGTCTATACAGCAGGATTGAACCCTTCGGATTACCAAGTGGCTGAGTACGATGGTCTGGAGTCCGAGAAGAAACGCGTTCTGGGATTAGAAATTGCAGGAATTGTAGATGCCGTTGGCAGCAGCGTGAACAATTTTGAAATTGGAGACCGCGTGTACTATCTTCGCAGCATTAATAATCTCGATGGCGGATTTGCGGAATACTCTGTGACTACAGCTCACACTGCAAGCAAACTGCCGGATGAAGTGCCTTTCGAACTGGCAGCGGTAGTTCCGGCAGCAGGATATACGGCGTATCAAGCGATAATGCAGAAGCTTAAGCCGCAATCCGGTGGCACCATATTGATTCATGGCGGTGCAGGGGGTGTAGGGGGATATGCGATTCAATTAGCAAAAATATGTGGATTGAAAGTGATTACTACTTGCTTAGGAAAAGATATCGACTATGTACGCGTTCTTGGGGCAGATGAGGCAATTGATTTTACTAAAGGAAGTGTATATGAAGACATCTTGAATCTGACTAATGGCCGGGGTGTTGATTACGTTTTAAATACGATAAGTCCCGATAGTGCAACTAAAGACCTTGAGATTCTTGCCTTCGGCGGCGAAATGGTTGTAACGGCTGGATTCCCTGATTTTAGCAGAATCCGTTTTTATGATAAAGGGATGTCTTTACACGAGATAGCACTTGGTGCTGCTCATACACAAGGTGATTTTAATGCACAATCCAATCTGGCAAGAATTGGAGATCATTTTGGTAAATTGCTTGCAGAAGGAAAGATTGTACCTCCACAAATCACAACGATAACCATGGAAGAAATTCCATCCTATTTGAAAAAATTAAAAGAAGGCAAGATCACCGGCAAGGTTGCAGCCAGAGTCATTTAG